The Heteronotia binoei isolate CCM8104 ecotype False Entrance Well chromosome 14, APGP_CSIRO_Hbin_v1, whole genome shotgun sequence genome has a window encoding:
- the FGF23 gene encoding fibroblast growth factor 23, whose protein sequence is MARASQCGFLEFVLLAMCSWEGIAAFPNASPLLSPNWGNSDSLLHLYTSSSRNSFHLQIHSNGRVDGSPHQTVYSALVIKSEGAGFVVISGVKSGCYLCMNLNGDIFGSHYFSYEDCTFKHWTLENGYDIYQSPKHHYLVSLGKAKQLLFPGMNPPPFSQFLSRQNEIPFVQFNTPEPRRFTRDANADPLRLIIPAPNSPIEKPSVQPPTRLSAEGIINDPLRVIVNKNSPIG, encoded by the exons ATGGCCCGGGCTTCTCAGTGCGGCTTCCTGGAGTTTGTGCTGCTGGCAATGTGCAGTTGGGAGGGAATCGCTGCTTTTCCAAACGCCTCCCCATTGCTCAGCCCCAACTGGGGGAACTCGGACAGTCTGCTGCACCTGTATACGTCTTCCTCAAGGAACAGTTTCCACCTGCAAATTCACTCCAACGGCCGTGTGGATGGAAGTCCTCACCAAACCGTTTATA GTGCCCTGGTCATCAAATCTGAAGGGGCAGGCTTTGTTGTGATCAGTGGTGTGAAGAGTGGGTGCTATCTCTGCATGAACCTCAATGGGGATATCTTTGGATCG CACTACTTCAGTTACGAAGACTGCACTTTTAAACACTGGACTCTGGAAAATGGTTATGACATCTACCAGTCTCCAAAACACCACTACCTAGTCAGTCTGGGCAAAGCGAAGCAACTTCTGTTCCCTGGTATGAATCCACCACCCTTCTCCCAGTTCCTGTCCCGACAGAATGAGATTCCTTTCGTCCAGTTCAACACACCAGAACCACGCAGGTTCACCAGAGATGCCAACGCAGATCCCCTTCGTCTCATCATCCCAGCGCCGAACAGCCCGATAGAAAAACCAAGTGTGCAGCCACCCACACGCCTTTCTGCTGAGGGCATCATCAACGACCCACTTCGTGTAATTGTCAACAAAAACAGCCCTATTGGTTAA